The nucleotide window CTTCCATGGTTGTATCAGATAAAGCCCATGCCTGCACACTGAATTTGCTCTTGGCATCTTTAACGGCAAGAAAAACATCGGCAATTCGAACTTCTTGTTTCGGTAATTCGAATTTCTGAGTGCCTGATACATGATATATCTTTTTCGCATTCGGAGAAAGTTTATTTACCAGAACTTCAACCTCATGTTCTTCATTTGTAGATGTTGCCATTGTCAAAACATAATAACCTCCAAATCTAGCTTTAAGCTCTTTCGGATTTCCGATGCATTGCAAGCTTCCATCTACAATGATTCCTAATCTGTCACAAAGAACCTCTGCCTCTTCCATTGAATGAGCTGAAAATCAAAATTCTCAACTAATTATCATAAGCAGATAAATTAATTTGATGTCATGActtgaatatatattattacttgtGAGAATTATTGCTCGATTTTGTTTCGCTTGCTTGACAACATTCCACAAGTTGTTTCTTGAAGCAGGATCTAATCCAGTGCTTGGCTCATCCATGTAGACAACCTAAAAAGAATAATTCAATTCACAtgaatttggaggaaatcaaaGAAGAACATAAGTTAGACTGTTTACTTTCGGGTCACCGATAAGTGAAATTGCGACACTAAGCCTTCTTTTCATCCCACCACTATATTTTCCAACAAATTTATCTGCAATTCCTCCATGAAATAGATTAACACTCCTCAAGGATTCAGCAACAGCCTGCAATGAAATTCAAGATGAAGAATTTAAGAAAACCGATAAATCAATGTCTATAAAATCATCAACACATACTCACTTGCATCAAAGCTTCACCCTTGAGATTCTTCAATCTTCCATAAAACATTAGGTGTTCTCTTCCTGTCAGCATCTCCCACAGCATACTGCATTAATAATAGAAACAATTACAAACATGATTGagctttttttttgtgtgtgtatgtgtgtgtgtcttTTAACAGAGTAAATTAACTTCTTACTCATTCTGTGGACATACACCCATGCTAGAGTATACTTTATCTTTTTCAGTTTGTATGTTAAGTCCCTGAACAAATGTGTTTCCTGATGTTGGTTTTACAAGTCCAATCATCTGCAAACCAAGTGAAATTCACTTCAGAATTTGACAAAAACCAATAATACTAATGAGAATGATATTAAATTACCATGTTGATCAAAGAAGTTTTGCCGGCACCGTTCGGTCCAAGCAAACCAAAACATTCTCCGCTTTGCAAAGCAATAGATACTCCTTTGACAGCAAACTTATCCTTATTCCCGTCTTTTCCCGAATAAACTTTCTTTAAATTATCACAAATGACAGCATGACTAGTTCTTGATTCAAGTAGTGAATGTTCAACCACTTCCCTCTGAAACAACCGAAAATTAAACATAACGAAGAATGCAAATAAAACCAAAAGTAAAATACAATGTTAAGACTTACTTCTCGAATAACATCAGGTTTCTccatttcaataaaaacttttCCTGATTCACTTCTTTGTGTACTTATTGATTTCTTTGTCAGAAATCTTTGTAAAACCGAAAAAAGGCCTTTCATGCTTATGTTACCTCTAGAAGCAGTTCTATCGATATAATAAGCAAAAGGAAGGAGAATTAACCATTCTGCGACAATGATAATCAATACATCCTTCATTCCATTCAAATGATCACTTAAATCGGTCCATTGCATTCCGTGAGTTCCCATATAATCCCCACTGAAAGAATACTGGCTTAATTCATATAGTCCTCGATATAACGAAAATGCGGGAAGGAGCTCCATGACAATGAGCCAATTTTCTGCGGAATTATACATTACATGTTTAACAATGCAAACTTGTTTGTGTAGTTGTTTCAAACGGATAGAGATTTATAAAACTTACTTGGAAATGATGTGTCTTGAATAAAAGAAGGCAAAAGATAACCTCCAACGAATCCGGTCCCgaatatataaatgtatgcaATTGCTaagatcaaagaaatacaatattACAATTAGCATAAGGTATCTACACAAATTAGAATTCATGTTAAAAAACATACGGACCTTCTGCAGTTTTAACATCGGAGAAGAATGTTGTTGCAAGAAATGCAAGCACAATTTGCAAATTTACGTAAGTGAAGTAAAACACAAATTGAATACTGTAATCATTCagcttgaaaaattttaaacctGCAAGACAGAATCAAAATTGAGTTCTAATGCTTCAAATTGAAACTATTTACTAGTAAGAAATTAGTTTCTTACCAATCAGAGAACCAAATACCATGAAAAATACAACGTATGCTGTCGATAAAAGTAGGAAATAAGCATAAGATATCGCCCAATAAGCACCATCTTCAAGTCCATGCATTTTCATCATAATTTTCAGTTTATGTTGCTTCTCATACACCAAATATGTCAGTATAACCTACattaaaatacgaaaaattatcacaaatagCCGAGAAGTAGTAATTATGTTAAAGTATCAAAGTACCGGGAGAAGTAGTTCGATGACCCATTTGAAGAAGAGTGGAccgagaagagaagaaaaatcaaatgaaagcTGTGTTGCAATTTTCGGCATTTCTTTTGTGAATTCAAATAACACCTTCACACCACTACCTTTCAAGAATTGAAGGTATGCATTAGAAACAATATTTATCGATCGAAGAACACGTAGTAATCCAGGAGTAGTGTCCCAAACACTTGTGTTTTGATACGTTGAGTTGTACCAAACATTCACATGAAAATTTCTGTCATCGGTCTCCAAAAAATCATAAGCTGCAACAGAAAGCAATAAAACAGTAACTCCAAATTGATAATTCACACAAGTGAAAGATGTTGCGGTAAAAGATTTATACCAGACATTACTTCATTGATCATCATTTCAGCATTCCCTTTTCGATAACCTTTAAACAGCTCATCATTTACATCAGATGAAGAACGACGCCATAATGGCAATCCTCGAACACACTCTAAATCTAATCCAGATTTGCAATGACGTGATTCAGAAAAAATTAAAGTCATACTTATCACCAAACAAGTAAATTTCATACCTTCTTGCATGGTAACAGTATCAATCTTAAATGAAAATTCTCGATTCGAATTTGAGATGCATTGAGGTTGGTTTGTGTATATTGGTCTACCATAAATAAAAGCAGGATCAATAAACTGTGTATCTCCACTCACTGTATCTGTTCCCTGAGATTGATTTCATTCCAAAacattgtaatattttttttttttcatatgttctaataaaataaaaacaaagggaAAAGATTAAATAAGCTATAAAAACTCACAGGAATGAGCTCTGAGAATGCACTCAAGTAATCTGAAAggtttgaagatgcaacatttGTGAACAAATTTGCTGCCAAACCTGACAAATTGATAAACAGAAATTCAATGAATCAATCAAAGCACAATTAAAAGTATTAACTCTCAATAAGAACTTAAATTCACATACTGTTTGCTAGTGATTCATTGCCTCCAGTGAAAAGCACAGTGGCAGGACATGACTCAGAATCTCTGCAAGATTTCTCCGGTAAACCGGCAAACGTATCAAAACTGTTTTGTACTGCACGGTATTCCGGCCGAGGAACTTGCAGTAATACAGGCCATTCAAATGGGCTCGGTACCGAACAACTATCGACTTGATCCAGAGTCGAATACTGAATTCCGCAGACTGTCTCACATGAACCATTGCCATTTTTATCAACACAAGTACAACCACATTTGTACTTAGATTTATGCAACTCATTGTTGATCAAGCTCTGAATCAAAACTAGTAACACACAGAGAATTATCGGATACACGATGATTCTTATACTAGTTTTTCGATTTCTTTTCTGCAGTGATCATTGAATTAAAAACAGTTTCAGAAAACACAACAGTTAAGAAATTATCAAAGATTAAATTCAGAATAAAAGTAACCTGAAAGATAAGGTTCTTCCTCAATAGAGCATTAGCTTGTGTCCAGAAACTGGCAGCCATGAGTTGACTTGATAAATATATGAAGTCAGTTATGGTTTCTGATTGTGTTTAAAGTGAAATTTCATTGCTTTAAATAGTGCAATTCGTTGTGAACATGATCTTCTTAatcttcattatatatatatatatatatatatatatttatggatTTAGAGTCTTATCTTGTGGAGGAGAACTTTAGAAGTCAATTGATATTAATTATGTTTAGTGATATCATTTGAATGTATGTTTCCCAAGCATTTAAGTTAACGTGTTGATGGCAACAAGATAGATACAAATGAAACTTCCAACTAATGCTCAAGTTTTCAActctcacaaaataaataaaataaatttatctatttagtattaaaaaaattattactgtGTTAATCCTTCACAAATTTTTCTtgcatataaattaaaaaaattagcatggATTGCTGCCTCTAGTTTCAAAGAAGTTAcccaatataaaaaattttagaagcaAGTTGAATTGATTATATAGGTAGTGTAATTAACGGTTTAATAATATTGAATATGTATCAAACCATCAATAGATGAATTGAATGGTTCAATTGAAGCATGAAATGGTTggtcaaatttattattattaaaaaaattagattttttttttaacaaagacaATAAACACGGCTCCATGGAGCACAGCGCTCAGTCTGATCCGGTTCCTTCCCTTGAGTGAGGGCTAGTGTTTTCAGTTTGTTTGTGTCCTAGGGGGAGTTTGTCCCTCTAGTGGCCTGTTGGTTCTTTTTTGTGAGATATTGTGTTCATTGTGTGGTTTTTCACTTTTGGTGGGTTGACTTATGGCTTTTGTTGTTGGGACTGTTTTGTGTTATCTTAATGAACGtggtttatttactttttcaaccaaaaaaacaaacacggctctataaaaatatatatatacaaagggATAAACAGGTACACATAGTGCACCagtaaaattagttttttttttttaaaaaaaacaacattgtgttttgttgaaattttgaaaaccaCGCTTCATTTGGCAGTAGTGATGAGGAGTTGAATTAGAAACCAGCTCTGAGAAGTGGAAACCGCATATCATtagattaaaatttattaactcatgtattattattataaggttatttttaaatttattaaaatattattattatgtgcaAATTATAACCTTTAATTACTGTTGTTGAAAAGAGTTGCATTCTTAATCCGTCATTTGACGATCCGTCCCGTTGTAGATGTagttttttttgaataaagtggataaaccacaaatttattaataagaaaatgaaggaacaaaaagaacaaaatacagaagaagaaaaacaaaaaacaacaaaaaacaaaaaaaaacaaactgacagacaataaaataaatgctGATATTCTCACCAGGGATGAGAATAGCAGTGAACAGGACTAGgataaaaaaagcaataaaaaggaaaaggagGAAGATAGCGAGCTGGGCTAACGAAGTCCACCATCTGGAGACGAAGGCCGGGTCCAGGCTACAAAAGAGGCGATTACTCCCGGTCTGTGGTGTGCGCCATTTCACCAGTAGTGTCCGTGGATCTGGAGCTCAGGAAGTTAAGAGAACGCTTGATCTTCTGAGCAGCATCAGATGGTTCCTGCGAAGAGGCACCGAGTCTGCGGTGATccaagaaagaagcatgttAGGCATGCTTATGGAGTATAGAAGAAattgatgaatatttttttggttaaaaaaatacgATGCTATGCGTTCGGCCGGATGTTCCAGAATATGGCTCTAGAGCATAGATCTGAGAGAGTCCTAGAGGCAGAATTTAAGGAGGGAATCCAAGTGGTCCAGATGTTGTAAATAGAGCATGGGAGAGTAGCAACATCTAACAAACCTCGGAAGAAGGACCAAATTCTCTCCAGCgaacaattaataaaaagatgatCTACTGTTTCTGAGTTGTTATGACATAGAATACATGTGTCAGTAGCATTAGGATTGCAACCTTTAATAAAAAGGTTATctagagtaagaattttgttttcccaAGCAAGCCAACAAAATAGTGTTATTTTACTAGGGGTATTTGTCTTCCAGAATTTGGAATAAAGTTGACTGCGAATGcctccatcaattaagaaattatagaaaGATTTGACAGAGAAGGTTCCGTTATTATCAAGAGACCAGGTATAAGAGTCATCTTGATCAATTGTACAGTCTGGAATGGAGTTCATTAATACGGTAAAGTCATCAACAGAGGTTGTCCTGAATGGATTACAACCggaattaattatatgtataaattgtCTTAAAGTAATCGAAGGATAAGAGCAGTCCAAGAAAAGTGATGTCCAACGGTCATTTGGGGATTGACCTTCAAGCCATTTATCAAACCAGAATAGAGTTTTGTTACCATTTCCAATTGATTTGGATATGCAGAATCGAAAGGAGGGTAGAATGGTATTAATTCCAGCccagaagaaagatttatttcttggtggaTGATGATATAGAATATCAGGGGCATCTCTTATCACATAGTTTGCAAAGACAATTTTTGTCCAACAGGAGACCGGCTTGGTGATgagcttccaccaccactttcctaATAAGGCATTATTGAATATATGGAGATCAAGGATACCCCAACCGCCCATGCAACGGGGTCTACAAATTCTT belongs to Dioscorea cayenensis subsp. rotundata cultivar TDr96_F1 chromosome 17, TDr96_F1_v2_PseudoChromosome.rev07_lg8_w22 25.fasta, whole genome shotgun sequence and includes:
- the LOC120280577 gene encoding ABC transporter A family member 7-like, yielding MAASFWTQANALLRKNLIFQKRNRKTSIRIIVYPIILCVLLVLIQSLINNELHKSKYKCGCTCVDKNGNGSCETVCGIQYSTLDQVDSCSVPSPFEWPVLLQVPRPEYRAVQNSFDTFAGLPEKSCRDSESCPATVLFTGGNESLANSLAANLFTNVASSNLSDYLSAFSELIPGTDTVSGDTQFIDPAFIYGRPIYTNQPQCISNSNREFSFKIDTVTMQEDLECVRGLPLWRRSSSDVNDELFKGYRKGNAEMMINEVMSAYDFLETDDRNFHVNVWYNSTYQNTSVWDTTPGLLRVLRSINIVSNAYLQFLKGSGVKVLFEFTKEMPKIATQLSFDFSSLLGPLFFKWVIELLLPVILTYLVYEKQHKLKIMMKMHGLEDGAYWAISYAYFLLLSTAYVVFFMVFGSLIGLKFFKLNDYSIQFVFYFTYVNLQIVLAFLATTFFSDVKTAEAIAYIYIFGTGFVGGYLLPSFIQDTSFPKNWLIVMELLPAFSLYRGLYELSQYSFSGDYMGTHGMQWTDLSDHLNGMKDVLIIIVAEWLILLPFAYYIDRTASRGNISMKGLFSVLQRFLTKKSISTQRSESGKVFIEMEKPDVIREREVVEHSLLESRTSHAVICDNLKKVYSGKDGNKDKFAVKGVSIALQSGECFGLLGPNGAGKTSLINMMIGLVKPTSGNTFVQGLNIQTEKDKVYSSMGVCPQNDMLWEMLTGREHLMFYGRLKNLKGEALMQAVAESLRSVNLFHGGIADKFVGKYSGGMKRRLSVAISLIGDPKVVYMDEPSTGLDPASRNNLWNVVKQAKQNRAIILTTHSMEEAEVLCDRLGIIVDGSLQCIGNPKELKARFGGYYVLTMATSTNEEHEVEVLVNKLSPNAKKIYHVSGTQKFELPKQEVRIADVFLAVKDAKSKFSVQAWALSDTTMEDVFIKVAKEAGSI